Genomic DNA from Telopea speciosissima isolate NSW1024214 ecotype Mountain lineage chromosome 2, Tspe_v1, whole genome shotgun sequence:
AGCAGCCAACTTTGACTAGGTATTTTGAGCACTTCAATGGAAAtaaatcaaacccaaaagaatattttaatGTTGGACTCTTTCGTAGCGTGACGTGGTGTGTAGTGCACATTTAACAGCTCACAGTATTTGGGCACGTAGCCCAACACCCTGCTTGTGTGTTGGGTTGCATGTCCAAGCACTGCAGGCCATCGAATGATGCCCTACACACCATGTCGCGttacagaggacccaaatctaatattttatattattactattaaggaaaaagaatgttatctGGTCATGTGGTTCCTGCGTTTAGATATATGAGTGTGTGAAATTAAATACCATCCTACttctcttgaaataaaaaattgtatctATGTTGATGTCTTTACATACTCTCTTATTGGCCTCTATACGGATGCAGACATTACACGACCACAGAACAATCTCTTGGCCCTTGTTACCCTACTATTAAATAaccttatatatattttaccaaaagaaaagaagaaaaagaaaaaaaaagagaagagaaatagcTTATATATTAAAACGGGTGTGAAGACAGAAGAGATCCATAACCAAGTGGCTCTCACTTCAagaatgaagatgatgatgccGCCACATTTATGACCCACATGTACATGTTTAGGGTCATAATAACTCAGAACCTCCTAAGATTCCCCAATTATTCAGTCACAGTTACTGTATTCACAGGAAGTTCAGATcaaacaagaaagaaggaaatACTGTAACTGCAAAACCTTATAAGTACCAATTTatgctctttctttttttgtttctctttgtccttaaaaaaaaaaatctaaattcaATATCATGATCTTATATTTGTCAGGGTCTCCAGTGTATGTTATGGGTTTGACACTTCAACTAGCTAGACCTATTTTTAATCTAAGTTTCCAAGCATTGAGACTTGGAAAGCTTCAAACCTGGTAAATGGAACCAAACTCACTCCTCCAATCACAATTTCCTACATGTTATGTCCGCGTGAAGTTATTGCAGAGACCTACTCCCTCAACTGTCAGAGAGATAACATATGGCCGGccccacttctctctctctctctacacacGCTGACAGAGTGACAGGAGTTACTGGGTCTACCCAATCCCTATATATACATGAGGTTCTTCTAAGCTGAACTATTCAAACACACATCACACCCTTTTGCCGATAACcaattaatttcttctttattttagtcCAGATAGGTAGCTAGCTAGCTATCTTCTTCATTCCACCTTTCTTTGTGATGATGAGTAAAAGATGGTTGCTGTACTGTGTGTTGTTGCTATGGGTAGTAGTATCGAATTTGGCAAAAAGAGTTGTCCGTGCAGAGCCACAAGTTCCATGTTACTTCATCTTTGGGGATTCTCTAGTCGACAATGGCAACAACAATGCTATGGCTTCGCTTGCTAGAGCCAATTACTTACCCTATGGAATCGACTTCGCTGGTGGACCAACTGGAAGGTTCTGTAATGGTAAAACCACCACAGACATCATTGGTGAGCGCCTATTATTAATTCACTTTCTTTATAGTGTTTCATGTATTTCATTCAATTAAGACACTTGAGAGCTGTTTCATTACTCATTAAAGCTATGAAacctatttatatatatattctgtGGAAACCCATCAAAACAGTTTATCATGTTAATTGCAGGGGAAGCCAATTCCCAGCTTGGGCTAGCTAGGTATGAACCAGGCTTATTTTTTTGCAGATTTTGGGTGATGGGTTTTATTTAATTTGGATCAGGGATTTTATGGGGCCTAGCATCAAGATCTGGGTTTAAGAGAGTTCCATAATTGTTTCAGTCACAACTGATTTGCTTGTAAGCAAATAATCCTTATCTCCTCCGCTCTTGGTGCATGAGTGTTGAATTAAGGTGCGGCATGGGGAGTTAATGAGTGGAAATTGGATCATGGGTCCGTCCAGGGAAAGGGGTGTTCCAATTCAAAATTCCAATTATTAATGACAGATCACAAGTGTCATGGAAACGTAACGTTTTGAATTTAAGTATTACCCTTCCCCATCCCATCTAGgggtcaaaatcaaaccgaaccggTAGAACTGGCCTGAACCGACCCTTGGGGATTGGGGATTGGGGATTGGGGATTGGTTGATTGCAAATCTGAaaccaaattaaatcaaaattgaaaccaatttAACTTACAGCCGAATAAAAAATCGGACCAAAACCGAAACCATGGGAATCCCGGGCCATCTCTGACCAGGAGACATGCCCATTAATTGATTAGTGAATTCATTGTTCAAGAATACTTTTCAAATGTTTTCCGTTTTTTGCCTTTTAGAAATCCATAGAATTGGAGTTCATGGGTCATTGGCCATGGCCATCAACAAGAGTaccttaggttgtgtttggttgccAGTCTCAATGCTTATGTGCTCCACGAAAAGAACATTTGCAAAACAAACATAACCTTCATGGAGAGGGCATATCATATTCAGTAATACTAGCGGTCAGCACTTCATTATTTTTAGGATCCAGTATCTCtccaccatgggtgaagagagaatctcatCATTCACCCGATCAGATTCTCTGATTGGACTAGAGAAGGAAGAATAGTTTAGATCTTGAACAATAAGGGTGCGAGAGTTAATGATGGAATCCACAGTCCAATCATAACATCACATCACCATTGGTGAAGAGATATCTTTGTTCACCttaggtggaggaaaacttaatACTCCTTGatatctaggggtgtcaacaggCCAGACTTGGCCTTAATCCTAGTCCAACCCTGgcagccttaacctaaacccaagcccagtcTGACATTGTCAGGGCCAAGCATACCTTCAACCCAACCTAACCCTGGCGGGTTCTATTCATAAAGCCCCAGCCCAGTTTACAAAGCCCATATTTATTAAGTGCATTTGCCTTAAAATGCACTAGAGGGTCATTAAATGCATATAGGGCCAAGGCCTCAACCTAGACCCGCCCGGCTTGACCCTGTGAGGGCctggaaaatactaaacccagcCTGACCCTGGCAGGAACACAGGCCCGACCAGCCCTGTCCGGGCTCTGGGCGGGTTAGGGCCGGGTTTTTTTGACACATTTATAGACATCTCTCTAATTAGATATACATTGTTCAAACGTGCAGCTCAACTCTTGGGTTTCGATGACTATATTCCACCCTACGCAAATGCAAGAGACGAAGATCTACTGAGAGGAGTGAATTTTGCATCTGCAGCTGCTGGAATAAGAGATGAGACTGGACAACAATTGGTAAATGAATTTCGATTACGCTTATTAATTAATATCTTATAATCACATCCAAAATTAGCTACAAAACCAGTgattattatttcatttttatctCTCAAAATTTATaattctctatataatgttagatttttgttttgggttttttgaaaTAATGCAGGGTGGTCGAATCACTATGAATGGACAGATAAATAATTACCAAGCAGCAGTAAATAGAGTGGTAAACTTACTTGGAGATGAGAATACAGCAGCAGACCACTTGAGCAGATGTATATACTCAGTTGGAATGGGTAGCAATGACTACCTTAACAACTACTTCATGCCCTTGTTTTACTCTTCAAGCCGTCAATACACACCTCAACAATTTGCTGATGTTCTTATCCAACAATACTCTCAACAATTAAGGGTAAGGGTACTCAGTACTACTACAAACACTacttatttaatttgttttaattaatttcCACAAATTTACTcttaactaattaattaattaataatgctttttttctttttcctttcagaCTTTATACAATTATGGAGCAAGGAAGGTAGCTGTGATAGGAGTAGGTCAAATAGGATGTAGCCCAAATGAACTTGCACAAAATAGTCCTAATGGCCAAACATGTGTGGAGAGAATCAATAGTGCAAATCGGATGTTCAATGACAGGCTTATATCTCTTGTTGATGATTTCAACAACAATTTACAAGGCGCCAAATTTATCTACGTAAATGCTTACGGAATTTTCGATGATATTTTGAGGAGCCCTTCATCTTATGGTAACTTATAATTAACCtacttcttttctattttctaatgGTGAATCAATTAACCACATTGCTCACAgaattgggattttttttttttttggggggggtggtttTGATTGAGAATTCAGGGTTTACTGTTACAAACAAAGGTTGCTGTGGAACGGGGAGAAACAATGGTCAAATTACATGTCTTCCTCTGCAAACTCCATGCCCAAACAGGAATGAGTATATTTTCTGGGATGCATTTCATCCAACCGAAGCTGCGAACGTGATCATTGGAAGAAGGTCATACAGTGCTGCATCTCCTTCTGATGCTTATCCGATGGATATCAGCAGATTAgctcaggcctagatatggccggAGAGACGATATATATGATGGCTATGGACCAAATTGCACTATTTCATGAGAGTTTTAAATTTATTCATCTTCTAtaccattatttttcttaagaGTATTATTGTAATCAGTTTGAATTGGGAAGTTTACCTTAAAAAGAATTGTTATTTTTGTTGAGGAGGTGACTTAATTTGGCCTGTGACCTGTGTACAAGTAGCTCGAAACCCATAAAAagaaggggggctgaaatgtcATTGTTGTTAAGAGGATCACCAGTATGGGGTGCAACAGGTCTGGGTTGGGCCGGATTTTGAAAACCCAGGCCCAACCCAGGGTCACCAAGGCTCAAATTGCCTAATTGATGTGTACATGACCCATCTTGTCCAGACTATGGGCAATGCCATAAGCCCATCACATTTTTATCTGTGTCTGGCACAAAGTAGAGAATatatacgtggttcacctcatTCTGCTTCTTGACCACATCTTGAAAGACTAAAATCCGTACTTCTAACATTTGCATATGGGTTAGGTGATGGTGTTCTTATCACTCTCTATCATTGCCACAGTCCATAATGTCTTTTTCAAAGGAGAAAAGCTCTTTATGAGAGAGTGTACCATCCTAACCCAGACACACGGAGGAGGCAAATAACCATCACACCCCCAcgaaaggtggaaatcttgtctcATAATGACAACGTGTGTGTTCTCCTAGGCCACCACACATGCGCAGACATCACGCTCCCCCAAAGAGAACACGGCCGACCCTTTTTAATTGTATAAGAATTGAGAAACTGatccaaacccaacccaacttgAAAACAACTGAGCCCAGCTGCTGCAGACTAAAATAAttttggttgggttgggattttatttcctAGACTTTGGGTTAGGCTTCGTCCACCTTCTCCAGGTCCAGGATGAACCGGAAAAATCAAATGTTGAAAACAATGATGAGAGCTGGCTTCCTATGTCCTCCActgtagagagagaaaaagtttATATACACTTTGTAGGGAAAAAGTTTTCGTTCAACCACGGTAAATCGAGATATCTCTTCACCCACCACTATGATCGTCATAATTACTTCTCCCCTAAAGTATGAAGGTCTAAAACACTCTTGTAGCACAACAGTACTCAAGGCTTTTTATTTGGAGGATGTATATGATAATTGGGCTTCTTAGGGGAAATGTAAGAAAAAATGACCAACTTAGCCAAAGAATTTTGAATTAAAGACTTTACACAAATGAGAGATCTACCAGTACTGTTGTTTCATTTTCTAGGATTGCAGCCAATTTCAATTGATTTCGATCCAAGTTTTTAAACCCGACAAGAATTTAATGGATAGTCGGTGAGGAGGAAATatatgaagaagaaaacccttCCCTCCGGTGTAGGGTAGGTTCTCACACCCCTCACAAGATGTAACCTACAATAAACGCCAGTGATCTAATAAGTGATGGGGGATGCACAAATACATTACTTTCTCGTGATCATATCACATTTCTCGATTGGTAGTGTATAGCTATTGGTCATATGTTCATTAATATACATAACCAACCAATTTGGTTAGCTTCTCATTTTTCACTTATTTGATGCCACGTCTCCATAGGTTCCAACAATTgcatttgatatttttttaggtgaatgaaaaattaattaagaaaaaagtgGATTACAAAGAGAGTTGTTGAATGTAGGACTACTATGGGATTGGGACCCTATCTAATGgctaaaacaatcaaaaaaggattttacatgcatttaagttttattttttatattcaaaCCATTTAAAAGACTAATCAATTCATCACAAGTGACTCCCAAATCCAGATGTAGAACTTTCTTGGCTGTGTTATTCATTTCGAGTCCCGATCCCCTCCCTTGCGGTAATCACCCCATCTCATCTGACATCATCCATAGGGTGTGGGGACAACCTTAGTGGTTATCTGCGGGGAGAGAAACCTGATTGTTCATTTCACTATTGGAAAACatttatgattttgatgatatgGATTCTATGTTTATGAAGTTCCAGAAGAAATAACCTTgtcgaaaataaaaaaaaacaccaaagaaAAACTTtcgccatttttttttaattttgatcttttttttttggttaataatTTTGATCTTATTTAATTGCTTTATAttgtttaaaaaattaaattctttgtaaatatttttaGCATGTCGAGTTTTAGAGTGACGAGAAAATCTCTTAATCCAATCCATTGATTTTGATGGTTAGATGAAAAATGTGAAATAGCTCCAAGGAAATTTTAGATTttctatataattttttttttggtaaaagattttttatataataaagGTAGAATGAATAATGATAACCGTAGTAGCAAGATTCTCTTCACCAACCGAAGAAAATCTTTTGCCAATTTTGACCATCGTAGATTAACAATGGTGGGTCATTAAATTGAACATGAtaggcatggttttagtgcatggtatcggattAGGTATCAGTCACCTGTAAAattgatatgatatcgatacggTATTGAACGAATTGATCGTATTGGACAAATTTACCTCTAAATCTcttttaaaaatgtttttttttttaaatcattttaccccttatccgtACTGTGGCATTGATATGGTATCGATACAGTATTGGATCAATTACTTACAAAATCGTTATGTATACGGGCGATACAATTTCGATACTGAGAACCATGATGATGGGGTAATATTGCAGCTTTAATCTTCCTAATCAGC
This window encodes:
- the LOC122651731 gene encoding GDSL esterase/lipase At5g45670-like gives rise to the protein MSKRWLLYCVLLLWVVVSNLAKRVVRAEPQVPCYFIFGDSLVDNGNNNAMASLARANYLPYGIDFAGGPTGRFCNGKTTTDIIAQLLGFDDYIPPYANARDEDLLRGVNFASAAAGIRDETGQQLGGRITMNGQINNYQAAVNRVVNLLGDENTAADHLSRCIYSVGMGSNDYLNNYFMPLFYSSSRQYTPQQFADVLIQQYSQQLRTLYNYGARKVAVIGVGQIGCSPNELAQNSPNGQTCVERINSANRMFNDRLISLVDDFNNNLQGAKFIYVNAYGIFDDILRSPSSYGFTVTNKGCCGTGRNNGQITCLPLQTPCPNRNEYIFWDAFHPTEAANVIIGRRSYSAASPSDAYPMDISRLAQA